One window of the Triticum dicoccoides isolate Atlit2015 ecotype Zavitan chromosome 3B, WEW_v2.0, whole genome shotgun sequence genome contains the following:
- the LOC119279401 gene encoding uncharacterized protein LOC119279401, producing MDKAEAVRLSAALHASDQIGRLSLSGRETEIAGGKTDLGGNTGAGNIGSGATSYEKGKERVNRRERSLLSPLWTIDGGFLLRSAAAASLLPPATVPPPPLWLQLLPILLWRNPLPADQHHIKPGVPALMDLANDPRRRATSDDPAWKYGFWPDLERKDLLQCTLCGKIVHGGVRRLKQHFSGGSSDADKCPEASMEIRIEMHNSLNTRKFKAMERYIDEEDEAELQRRRSVIYTR from the exons ATGGATAAGGCAGAAGC CGTCCGCCTTAGCGCCGCCTTGCACGCCTCAGACCAAATCGGACGCCTTAGCTTGTCAGGCAGGGAAACAGAGATTGCAGGCGGGAAAACTGACCTGGGCGGGAACACAGGCGCGGGAAACATTGGTTCAGGTGCGACCAGTTATGAGAAGGGGAAAGAGAGAGTGAATCGACGCGAGAGGTCTCTCCTGTCTCCTCTCTGGACCATTGACGGAGGCTTCCTCCTCAGATCTGCGGCagccgccagcctcctccctccGGCCACAGTTCCTCCCCCTCCTCTCTGGCTGCAGCTCCTCCCCATCCTCCTCTGGCGcaaccctcttccagcagatcagcACCACATCAAG CCAGGTGTACCTGCTCTGATGGATCTAGCCAATGATCCTAGGAGAAGAGCTACATCAGATGATCCAGCCTGGAAGTATGGGTTCTGGCCAGATTTAGAGAGGAAAGATTTACTCCAGTGTACATTGTGTGGCAAGATAGTCCATGGTGGAGTGAGAAGGCTAAAGCAGCACTTTTCTGGGGGTTCCAGTGATGCGGATAAGTGTCCCGAGGCATCCATGGAGATTAGGATAGAGATGCACAATTCCTTAAACACTAGAAAGTTTAAAGCTATGGAGCGATATATTGATGAGGAGGATGAAGCTGAACTTCAAAGGCGCCGTTCTGTCATATACACAAGATGA